A section of the Sceloporus undulatus isolate JIND9_A2432 ecotype Alabama chromosome 3, SceUnd_v1.1, whole genome shotgun sequence genome encodes:
- the KCNE4 gene encoding potassium voltage-gated channel subfamily E member 4: protein MSCLFRALGSSELFAHSRSDFSWRALMFVMEHPNMTLPMAAAAAAASSGPAASTLEKGGGNGNEYFYILIVMSFYGIFLMGIMLGYMKTKRKEKKSNLLLLYKDEEREWGQAVKPLPTVSGLRSVQIPMMLSMLQESMAPALSCTLCSMEGSSVSESSLPDVHLTIEEEVPDAELGETSEVALLNHSSEGSSESIHQNS, encoded by the exons ATGAGCTGTCTCTTCAGAGCTTTAGGAAGCTCAGAATTATTTGCACACTCAC GTTCTGACTTTTCCTGGAGAGCTTTGATGTTCGTGATGGAACATCCAAATATGACCCTGCctatggctgctgctgctgctgctgcaagctCTGGTCCTGCTGCTTCCACTCttgagaagggaggagggaatggaAATGAATATTTTTATATCCTGATCGTCATGTCCTTCTATGGAATCTTTCTAATGGGAATCATGCTGGGTTACATGAAGaccaagaggaaggaaaaaaaatccaacttgCTGTTGCTCTACAAAGATGAGGAGAGGGAGTGGGGACAAGCTGTTAAACCTCTGCCGACTGTCTCGGGACTGAGGTCTGTCCAGATTCCCATGATGTTAAGCATGCTGCAAGAGAGCATGGCACCAGCTCTTTCCTGCACCCTCTGCTCCATGGAAGGCAGCAGTGTGAGTGAGTCTTCCTTGCCAGATGTTCACCTCACTATTGAAGAAGAAGTGCCTGATGCTGAACTGGGAGAAACATCTGAAGTAGCTCTCCTCAATCACAGCAGTGAAGGCTCTTCAGAGAGTATCCAtcagaattcctag